The Flexivirga oryzae genome has a segment encoding these proteins:
- the poxB gene encoding ubiquinone-dependent pyruvate dehydrogenase has translation MATIADSIIRTLKASGVRRLYGVPGDSLNGLTDALRRDGDLQWAHVRNEEVGAFAAGAEAQLTGELAVCVGSCGPGNVHLINGLYDAGRSHAPVLAIAAQIPREEIGSGYFQETHPTQVFNECSVYAELVSCAEQFPVVFQQALQAAITRRGVAVMVVPGEIFMEEWSGKDVLPVRTTHSAVVPGEAELAAAAEVIGTAKRPAILAGAGCAGAHDELVAFAQAINAPVVHSLRGKEWLEWDNPNNVGLTGLIGYDSGYRAMEHCDVLIMAGTDFPYRPFLPDDVPVVQIDVRGERIGRRVQVSHPLVGTVRDTLPLLQTRIKSSNDGSFAETIVKHHRKRRAKLDELAQPGKPGETPLHPQFVTATIDRLATDDAVFTCDVGTPTVWAARYLRMNGKRRLLGSFNHGSMANALAQAIGAAATYPKRQVVALAGDGGLAMLLGDLITLQQLHLPVKVMVYNNSALSFVELEMKQAGLVNFGTGLDNPDFAGIADAIGLKGLRAERTSDVEDAVREAFEYDGPALVDLRVARQELSLPPKITLSQVKGFTLYATRTVLSGRGSEIVELARTNLREL, from the coding sequence ATGGCGACCATCGCGGACTCGATCATTCGCACCCTCAAGGCAAGCGGCGTCCGCCGGCTGTATGGCGTGCCCGGCGATTCCCTCAACGGGCTGACCGACGCCCTGCGGCGGGACGGTGACCTGCAGTGGGCGCACGTGCGCAACGAGGAGGTGGGCGCGTTCGCGGCGGGCGCCGAGGCGCAGCTGACCGGTGAGCTGGCGGTCTGCGTCGGCAGCTGCGGTCCCGGCAACGTCCACCTCATCAACGGCCTGTATGACGCGGGCCGCAGCCACGCCCCGGTGCTCGCGATCGCGGCTCAGATCCCGCGGGAGGAGATCGGCAGCGGCTACTTCCAGGAGACCCACCCGACGCAGGTGTTCAACGAGTGCAGCGTCTACGCCGAGCTGGTCTCGTGCGCCGAGCAGTTCCCGGTCGTCTTCCAGCAGGCGCTGCAGGCGGCCATCACCCGCCGCGGTGTCGCGGTCATGGTGGTGCCGGGGGAGATCTTCATGGAGGAGTGGTCCGGCAAGGACGTGCTACCGGTGCGCACGACGCACTCCGCCGTCGTGCCCGGTGAGGCCGAACTCGCCGCAGCGGCAGAGGTCATCGGCACCGCGAAGCGCCCCGCCATACTCGCCGGAGCCGGGTGCGCAGGCGCCCACGACGAGTTGGTTGCCTTCGCCCAGGCGATCAACGCCCCGGTCGTGCACTCGCTGCGCGGCAAGGAGTGGTTGGAGTGGGACAACCCGAACAACGTCGGGCTGACCGGACTGATCGGCTACGACTCCGGCTACCGGGCGATGGAGCACTGCGACGTGCTGATCATGGCGGGCACCGACTTCCCCTACCGGCCGTTCCTGCCCGACGACGTGCCGGTGGTGCAGATCGACGTCCGCGGCGAACGGATCGGCCGTCGCGTGCAGGTGTCGCACCCGCTGGTCGGCACTGTGCGAGACACGTTGCCGTTGCTGCAAACTCGCATCAAGTCGAGCAACGACGGCAGCTTCGCCGAGACCATCGTCAAGCACCACCGGAAGCGCCGGGCCAAGCTGGACGAGCTGGCGCAGCCGGGCAAACCGGGTGAGACGCCGCTGCACCCGCAGTTCGTCACCGCGACCATCGACCGGCTGGCCACCGACGACGCGGTCTTCACCTGCGACGTCGGCACCCCGACGGTGTGGGCAGCGCGCTACCTGCGGATGAACGGCAAACGCCGACTGCTCGGCTCCTTCAACCACGGCTCGATGGCCAATGCGCTCGCCCAGGCGATCGGCGCCGCGGCGACATACCCGAAGCGCCAGGTGGTGGCGCTCGCCGGCGACGGGGGCCTGGCGATGCTGCTCGGCGACCTGATCACGCTGCAGCAGCTGCACCTGCCGGTGAAGGTGATGGTCTACAACAACAGCGCGCTGAGTTTCGTGGAGCTGGAGATGAAGCAGGCCGGCCTGGTCAACTTCGGCACCGGCCTGGACAACCCCGACTTCGCCGGCATCGCCGACGCCATCGGGCTGAAGGGGCTCCGGGCCGAGCGCACGAGCGACGTCGAGGACGCGGTGCGCGAGGCGTTCGAGTATGACGGTCCGGCGCTCGTCGATCTGCGCGTCGCCCGGCAGGAGCTGTCGCTGCCGCCGAAGATCACCCTGTCGCAGGTCAAGGGCTTCACCCTGTACGCCACCCGCACGGTGCTGTCCGGGCGGGGCAGCGAGATCGTCGAGTTGGCGCGTACCAACCTGCGGGAGCTGTAG
- a CDS encoding TerC family protein has translation MTSPDLWVAFLTLFALELVLGIDNVVFISILTGRLPQEQRAKARTLGLALALLMRIVLLAVASWIIGLTATIISIGDSEGLQLSGRDLILLLGGVFLVYKAVMEIHERIEGADEEDEAPSSVGTASFAGVIVQILLLDAVFSLDSVITAVGMVDQLSIMIAAVTLSIGLMMVFAGRISAFVNRHPTVKMLALSFLVLIGSTLIAEGFAIHIDKPVIYGPIAFAMAVEALNLTYRKRAMRRSALPD, from the coding sequence ATGACCAGCCCCGACCTCTGGGTCGCCTTCCTGACCTTGTTCGCCCTCGAGCTCGTGCTCGGCATCGACAACGTCGTTTTCATCTCGATCCTGACCGGCCGCCTACCGCAGGAACAGCGCGCCAAGGCGCGCACCCTCGGCCTGGCACTCGCCCTGCTGATGCGGATCGTGCTGTTGGCGGTCGCGTCGTGGATCATTGGACTGACCGCCACGATCATCTCCATCGGCGACTCCGAGGGTCTGCAGCTGTCCGGCCGCGACCTGATCCTGCTGCTCGGCGGTGTCTTCCTGGTCTACAAGGCCGTCATGGAGATCCACGAGCGGATCGAAGGTGCGGACGAGGAGGACGAGGCCCCGTCGTCGGTGGGCACCGCATCCTTCGCCGGCGTGATCGTGCAGATCCTGCTGCTGGATGCCGTCTTCTCGCTCGACTCGGTCATCACCGCGGTCGGCATGGTCGACCAGTTGTCGATCATGATCGCCGCGGTCACCCTGTCGATCGGTCTGATGATGGTCTTCGCCGGCCGCATCAGCGCCTTCGTCAACCGTCACCCCACGGTGAAGATGCTGGCGTTGAGTTTCCTGGTCCTCATCGGGTCGACGCTGATCGCGGAAGGCTTCGCCATACACATCGACAAGCCGGTGATCTACGGACCGATCGCGTTCGCCATGGCGGTCGAGGCGCTCAACCTCACCTACCGCAAGAGGGCGATGCGGCGGTCAGCGCTCCCGGACTGA
- the asnB gene encoding asparagine synthase (glutamine-hydrolyzing), translated as MCGIVGYFGPSGNAAMLQRMNDCQAHRGPDGHGTFTDGDVGLGHRRLSIIDVAHGQQPMTTKDGRYTLAYNGEVYNYLPLREELQRLGHEFGTDSDTEVVLEAFAEWGTEAFDRFNGMWGLAIWDAQDKRLTLSRDHFGIKPVYVAQIGDTFAFASEIKGILATGLYDATPNDRTIYRYLRFRIHEDGRETFFDGIERLEPGEAMTIDASGTTRAPYTRLREELAELATEQRPYDEAAAADYKARLIEAVRLRLQSEVPVGTSLSGGLDSSAVAVIINQLLNAGDETTAESVGAKQNTFSAVFPGSLNDEEKYVDAVLDICRGHVDAHKIKPTADEFKADMRDFIRAQEEPLISSGPYAQYQVMREATQHVTVLLDGQGADEMMAGYIPYYFVYLRQLKAQGAKQAAAELSKSLDVIYRLGRFKLQAKVKGRKGIPMTQLLADDFVAAHTGESYTVEGANLKKRLIEDLFVGSLPSLLRYEDKNTMRFSLEGRVPFLDKEVVKFIFSLSDEAIIKGGWNKRILRDATRGLLPESINRRRNKIGFTTPQGEWFMRLKNHFYNIFLSESFANRPYFDQSEVLHAFEGWIKGTNDVDSMVFWRMLNVELWLQEFFDEKDPEADKPARIKTDLEPNEGKELDLVTASGATVRRYPLRTELFGRDDDLDKRVLEQIDRFFETLAGDPEQAAQMAEKSWYYFISEKIVAITQGRSYFIWDINVGRPARVLSKYVTRTPAGIGLGSPFTMQLAIQEAGLPRVLYASAGGAVGKLIGKRGLFYELVGGDIRAIDGPTEYSAYPSNVSAKLAPKDPDDVAARLTAAIRERVPAAYKSTFGGTVVMDANDIGRNVLGTDVAGDKARFEEMFADNPLGQGSEQTPMAIVVER; from the coding sequence ATGTGTGGAATCGTCGGGTACTTCGGCCCGAGTGGCAACGCAGCGATGCTGCAGCGGATGAACGACTGCCAGGCGCACCGCGGCCCGGACGGGCACGGCACGTTCACCGACGGTGACGTCGGCCTGGGGCACCGGCGCCTGTCGATCATCGACGTCGCGCACGGCCAGCAGCCGATGACGACCAAGGACGGGCGCTACACGCTGGCCTACAACGGTGAGGTCTACAACTACCTGCCGCTGCGCGAGGAGTTGCAGCGCCTCGGGCACGAGTTCGGCACCGACTCCGACACCGAGGTCGTGCTGGAGGCGTTCGCGGAGTGGGGCACCGAGGCGTTCGACCGGTTCAACGGCATGTGGGGCCTGGCGATCTGGGACGCCCAGGACAAGCGACTCACCCTCAGCCGGGACCACTTCGGCATCAAGCCGGTGTATGTCGCCCAGATCGGCGACACCTTCGCCTTCGCCTCGGAGATCAAGGGCATCCTGGCGACCGGCCTGTACGACGCCACGCCCAACGACCGCACCATCTACCGCTACCTGCGGTTCCGCATCCACGAGGACGGCCGCGAAACCTTCTTCGACGGCATCGAGCGGCTGGAGCCCGGCGAGGCGATGACCATCGACGCGAGCGGGACGACGCGGGCGCCATACACCCGCCTGCGCGAGGAGCTCGCCGAGCTGGCCACCGAGCAGCGCCCGTATGACGAGGCCGCCGCAGCCGACTACAAGGCCCGCCTCATCGAGGCCGTCCGACTCCGGCTGCAGTCCGAGGTGCCGGTCGGCACGTCGTTGTCCGGTGGGCTGGATTCCAGCGCGGTTGCGGTCATCATCAACCAGTTGCTCAACGCCGGCGACGAGACGACCGCCGAATCCGTTGGTGCCAAACAGAATACGTTCTCCGCTGTCTTCCCGGGGTCGCTCAACGACGAGGAGAAGTACGTCGATGCGGTGCTCGACATCTGTCGCGGACACGTCGACGCGCACAAGATCAAGCCGACGGCCGACGAGTTCAAGGCCGACATGCGCGACTTCATCCGCGCGCAGGAGGAGCCGCTGATCTCCTCCGGGCCCTACGCCCAGTACCAGGTGATGCGCGAGGCCACCCAGCACGTCACCGTGCTGCTCGACGGGCAGGGCGCCGACGAGATGATGGCCGGTTACATCCCCTACTACTTCGTCTACCTGCGGCAGTTGAAGGCGCAGGGCGCCAAGCAGGCGGCCGCCGAACTGTCCAAGAGCCTGGACGTCATCTACCGGCTCGGCCGCTTCAAGCTGCAGGCGAAAGTCAAGGGCCGCAAGGGCATTCCAATGACCCAGCTGCTCGCCGACGACTTCGTGGCGGCGCACACCGGCGAGAGCTACACGGTTGAGGGTGCCAACCTCAAGAAGCGGCTGATCGAGGACCTCTTCGTGGGGTCGCTGCCGTCGCTGCTGCGCTACGAGGACAAGAACACCATGCGCTTCTCCCTCGAGGGCCGCGTGCCGTTCCTCGACAAGGAGGTCGTGAAGTTCATCTTCAGCCTGTCGGACGAGGCGATCATCAAGGGCGGCTGGAACAAGCGGATCCTGCGTGACGCCACCCGCGGCCTGCTGCCGGAGTCGATCAACCGGCGGCGTAACAAGATCGGCTTCACCACGCCGCAGGGCGAGTGGTTCATGCGGCTCAAGAACCACTTCTACAACATCTTCCTGTCCGAATCGTTCGCGAACCGGCCCTACTTCGACCAGTCCGAGGTGCTGCACGCCTTCGAGGGCTGGATCAAGGGCACCAACGACGTCGATTCGATGGTCTTCTGGCGGATGCTCAACGTCGAGCTGTGGCTGCAGGAGTTCTTCGACGAGAAGGACCCCGAGGCGGACAAGCCGGCACGCATCAAGACCGACCTCGAGCCCAACGAGGGCAAGGAGCTCGATCTGGTGACCGCGTCGGGCGCGACCGTGCGCCGCTACCCGCTGCGCACCGAGCTGTTCGGCCGCGACGACGACCTGGACAAGCGGGTGCTGGAGCAGATCGACCGCTTCTTCGAGACGCTGGCCGGCGACCCGGAGCAGGCTGCGCAGATGGCCGAAAAGAGCTGGTACTACTTCATTTCCGAGAAGATCGTGGCCATCACACAGGGGCGCTCCTACTTCATCTGGGACATCAACGTGGGTCGCCCGGCGCGGGTGCTGTCCAAGTACGTCACGCGCACTCCTGCCGGCATCGGGCTCGGGTCACCGTTCACCATGCAGCTGGCGATCCAGGAGGCCGGCCTCCCGCGGGTGCTCTACGCCAGCGCCGGGGGAGCGGTCGGCAAACTGATCGGCAAGCGGGGCCTGTTCTACGAGCTCGTCGGAGGCGACATCCGCGCGATCGACGGCCCGACCGAGTACTCCGCCTACCCGTCGAACGTCTCGGCCAAGCTGGCGCCGAAGGACCCCGACGACGTCGCGGCCCGGCTCACCGCCGCGATCCGCGAGCGCGTGCCGGCGGCATACAAGAGCACCTTCGGGGGCACCGTCGTGATGGACGCCAACGACATCGGGCGCAACGTGCTCGGCACCGACGTGGCGGGGGACAAGGCCCGCTTCGAGGAGATGTTCGCCGACAACCCGCTCGGGCAGGGCAGCGAACAGACCCCGATGGCGATCGTCGTGGAGCGCTGA
- a CDS encoding DUF2550 family protein, translating into MIATIDWLAVGVACVVLVIVLGLVALVVRRRVIARGEPLAMVALRRGDGWKLGMTRLTTDSVQWFPVIGMRVRPILVWRRGELDLGAPRPVAHTKPIAMVDPVQVECTIGEERFLIAIAPGDYTALRSWSESAPPGLNANVA; encoded by the coding sequence GTGATCGCGACCATCGACTGGTTGGCAGTCGGTGTCGCGTGCGTCGTGCTCGTCATCGTGCTCGGCCTGGTCGCCCTCGTGGTGCGCCGCCGGGTCATTGCGCGCGGGGAGCCGCTCGCCATGGTCGCCCTGCGTCGCGGTGACGGTTGGAAGCTGGGTATGACGCGCCTCACGACCGACAGCGTCCAGTGGTTCCCGGTCATCGGCATGCGGGTGCGACCGATCCTGGTGTGGCGGCGCGGCGAGCTGGACCTCGGTGCGCCCCGTCCGGTGGCCCACACCAAGCCGATCGCCATGGTCGATCCCGTGCAGGTGGAGTGCACCATCGGCGAGGAGCGGTTCCTCATCGCCATCGCGCCCGGTGACTACACCGCGTTGCGCTCCTGGTCGGAGTCCGCGCCCCCGGGCCTGAACGCCAACGTGGCCTGA
- a CDS encoding F0F1 ATP synthase subunit epsilon — translation MSLQVEIVAPDRIVWSGEARQLFARTIEGEIGILPQHEPLLAVLGDGDVHIDPVGGDRETITVNGGFISVDNDKVTLVAEHVDAANLGV, via the coding sequence GTGAGCCTGCAGGTCGAAATCGTCGCCCCGGACCGCATCGTCTGGTCGGGTGAGGCCCGCCAGCTGTTCGCACGCACCATCGAAGGTGAGATCGGCATCCTGCCACAGCACGAGCCCCTGCTGGCCGTGCTCGGCGACGGAGACGTGCACATCGACCCCGTCGGCGGGGACCGCGAGACGATCACCGTCAACGGCGGTTTCATCTCCGTCGACAACGACAAGGTCACGCTCGTCGCCGAACACGTCGACGCCGCGAACCTGGGCGTCTGA
- a CDS encoding YdeI/OmpD-associated family protein: MAKDPGRMGGTPERPARFFADAAEFGAWLAAHHDTETELWMGLAKKHVSDRGLTWAQAVPEALCWGWIDSVIQRIDDDYVRQRWTPRKRTGHWSRVNLQLVEQLRAEGRMQPAGLAAWEARRREAAPYTHERSGPLELPPAYADQLADSPAATAFLAAATATYRRQCINWVLTAKQQATRDRRLAQLIECSAAGEVVPFQRYGELPKWVRRAAAAAADAGT; the protein is encoded by the coding sequence ATGGCGAAAGACCCCGGCCGGATGGGCGGCACTCCCGAGCGCCCGGCGCGCTTCTTCGCGGATGCCGCCGAGTTCGGCGCGTGGCTGGCCGCGCACCACGACACCGAGACCGAGCTGTGGATGGGCCTGGCGAAGAAGCACGTGTCCGACCGCGGGCTGACCTGGGCGCAGGCGGTTCCGGAGGCACTGTGCTGGGGCTGGATCGACTCGGTCATCCAGCGGATCGACGACGACTATGTCCGACAGCGATGGACGCCGCGCAAGCGGACCGGCCACTGGAGCAGGGTCAACCTGCAGCTGGTCGAGCAGTTACGGGCGGAGGGCCGGATGCAACCGGCCGGACTGGCGGCGTGGGAGGCCAGGCGACGCGAGGCCGCGCCATACACCCACGAGCGCAGCGGCCCGCTCGAGCTGCCCCCGGCGTATGCCGATCAACTCGCCGATTCGCCGGCAGCCACCGCATTCCTGGCCGCCGCAACGGCCACCTACCGACGGCAGTGCATCAACTGGGTGCTGACGGCCAAGCAGCAGGCCACACGAGACCGCCGGCTGGCTCAGCTGATCGAATGCAGCGCCGCAGGTGAGGTGGTGCCGTTCCAGCGTTACGGCGAGTTGCCCAAGTGGGTCCGGCGAGCTGCTGCCGCAGCAGCCGACGCGGGCACCTGA